From one Bacteroides eggerthii genomic stretch:
- a CDS encoding DUF2264 domain-containing protein, whose translation MRNTIIVLFVSAFVAFPKVKAIENSTPVADREYWVNTLIRIADPVIRNLSEDKLKVSIPVGRSSSAKASTREFVTHMESVGRTFAGLAPWLELGPDETPEGQLRAKYIEMSCKALANSVNPVSNDYFNSTATRQILVNSAFLIQGLMKAQVQLWGNLDEVTRERLIEQWKSTRTMKPGNNNWLLFSAMVECGLKEFSGEWNFDVVKHALDSHAEWYKGDGIYGDGAAFHLDYYNSYVIHPLLLQVLEVTKKYKPEYQEFYNKEIIRFKRYAEIQERMIAPDGTYPVIGRSVTYRFAAFQVLARTALMKELPETIKPAQVRCALTAVMERLFEQPGTFDDKGWLTIGVCGNQSELGDVYLSTPCVYLCSLGFVTLGLPATDEFWAAPPENWTSKKAFSGEAFSIDKFIKE comes from the coding sequence ATGAGAAACACAATTATTGTATTATTTGTTTCAGCTTTTGTTGCTTTCCCAAAAGTGAAAGCAATAGAAAATTCAACTCCGGTAGCCGACCGGGAGTATTGGGTAAATACATTAATCAGGATAGCAGATCCTGTTATTCGTAATCTTAGTGAGGATAAACTCAAAGTCAGTATTCCAGTAGGACGTTCTTCCTCTGCCAAGGCAAGTACCCGTGAATTTGTTACACACATGGAGTCGGTGGGGCGAACCTTTGCCGGCTTGGCACCATGGCTGGAGCTTGGTCCTGATGAAACTCCCGAAGGTCAATTGCGTGCGAAGTATATCGAGATGTCTTGCAAAGCGTTAGCAAACTCGGTAAATCCAGTTTCAAATGATTACTTCAATAGTACGGCTACCCGCCAAATTCTTGTCAACAGCGCATTCCTTATACAGGGCTTAATGAAAGCGCAGGTGCAGCTTTGGGGAAATCTTGATGAAGTAACCCGTGAAAGGCTGATAGAGCAATGGAAATCTACTCGTACCATGAAGCCAGGAAACAATAATTGGCTGCTTTTTTCAGCAATGGTTGAGTGTGGGCTGAAAGAATTTTCCGGTGAATGGAACTTTGATGTAGTGAAACATGCTTTAGACTCTCATGCTGAATGGTATAAAGGTGATGGTATTTATGGTGACGGAGCGGCGTTCCACTTGGATTATTATAACAGCTATGTTATTCATCCTTTACTGCTTCAAGTACTTGAAGTGACAAAAAAGTATAAACCCGAATATCAGGAATTCTATAATAAGGAAATAATTCGCTTCAAGCGTTATGCTGAGATACAGGAACGGATGATTGCACCTGACGGCACTTATCCCGTTATAGGCCGCTCAGTTACTTATCGTTTTGCTGCTTTTCAAGTTTTGGCACGTACGGCTTTGATGAAAGAACTTCCCGAAACCATTAAACCGGCACAGGTTCGTTGTGCATTGACTGCCGTAATGGAACGATTGTTTGAACAGCCTGGAACATTCGATGATAAAGGATGGCTTACTATCGGCGTATGCGGTAACCAGTCAGAATTAGGGGATGTTTATCTGTCTACTCCTTGTGTGTATTTGTGCAGTCTGGGGTTTGTTACTCTTGGTCTGCCTGCGACAGATGAATTTTGGGCAGCCCCTCCCGAAAACTGGACAAGTAAGAAGGCTTTCTCTGGTGAAGCATTTTCGATAGACAAATTTATTAAAGAATAA
- a CDS encoding DUF2264 domain-containing protein: MKNVICKICTTLVVIFYQTNMTTAQETTGLQDREYWVSVLTKIADPVLVNMSEGNLKKAMPVETASGVTNPPNIKTTHLEALGRLLTGIAPWLELGPDSSPEGKLRAKYIDLMVKSIAHGFDPASPDYLNFVTTRQPLVDAAFFCQGLLRAPKQVWGNLSSKTKQDVLNALQDIRKIKPVESNWLLFSAIVEAAILEFTGKWNPDPVEYALQRFKEWYKGDAWYGDGANLHMDYYNSYVIHPMLLDVLTVMHKHKKGEEEFFNIEKARFTRYAEQQERFISPDGSYPVVGRSIAYRFGTFQVLSQAALQGYLPASVTENQVRCGLTAVIKKHMNVSGNFDSKGWLTLGFCGHQPAIAERYISTGSLYLCTSVFVALGLPVNSKFWTAPYAAWTGKRIWGGCPDVRLDKAIKL; this comes from the coding sequence ATGAAAAATGTGATCTGTAAAATATGTACTACTTTGGTAGTGATATTCTATCAAACAAACATGACGACGGCTCAGGAAACAACCGGGCTGCAAGACCGGGAATATTGGGTGAGTGTACTCACGAAAATAGCCGATCCTGTATTGGTAAATATGAGTGAGGGTAATTTAAAGAAAGCAATGCCTGTGGAAACAGCATCGGGTGTTACGAATCCTCCGAACATCAAGACCACCCATTTAGAAGCATTGGGCAGGTTACTAACAGGAATCGCCCCGTGGTTAGAACTCGGTCCGGATAGCTCGCCGGAGGGAAAGCTAAGGGCTAAGTATATAGACCTTATGGTGAAATCCATAGCTCATGGTTTTGACCCGGCATCTCCCGACTATCTTAATTTCGTAACAACACGTCAGCCTTTGGTTGACGCTGCCTTTTTCTGTCAAGGGTTACTTCGTGCACCGAAACAGGTTTGGGGAAATCTTTCTTCTAAGACTAAACAGGATGTGCTGAATGCTTTACAGGATATCAGAAAGATAAAACCCGTTGAAAGCAATTGGTTATTATTCTCGGCCATAGTTGAGGCTGCAATTCTTGAATTTACCGGTAAGTGGAATCCAGATCCTGTGGAATATGCACTGCAACGATTCAAGGAATGGTATAAAGGGGATGCTTGGTATGGAGACGGAGCAAACTTGCACATGGATTATTATAATAGCTATGTCATCCACCCCATGCTGCTTGATGTATTGACTGTCATGCATAAACACAAGAAAGGTGAGGAAGAGTTCTTCAACATTGAGAAAGCGCGTTTCACCCGGTATGCGGAACAGCAGGAACGTTTCATTTCACCAGATGGTTCCTATCCCGTGGTCGGCCGCTCCATAGCTTATCGCTTTGGGACTTTTCAGGTTCTTTCGCAGGCTGCGCTTCAGGGTTATCTTCCCGCAAGTGTAACGGAAAATCAAGTACGTTGCGGCCTGACGGCTGTGATAAAAAAACATATGAATGTCTCCGGTAATTTCGACTCTAAAGGTTGGCTTACATTAGGTTTTTGTGGACATCAGCCAGCCATTGCTGAAAGATATATATCTACAGGAAGCCTTTACTTGTGCACTTCGGTATTCGTAGCATTGGGGCTTCCTGTAAACAGTAAATTCTGGACAGCTCCTTATGCAGCATGGACGGGCAAGAGAATATGGGGCGGGTGTCCGGATGTCCGTTTGGATAAGGCAATAAAACTGTAA
- a CDS encoding SusC/RagA family TonB-linked outer membrane protein codes for MKNSMLNFKYVVITLLSILLWIPLGAYAQQIVKGTVLAEGEPLIGVTVKVKDSSGGTITDLDGKYSVSVPNLDATLVFSFMGYVTEEIPIKGRGSVNVTMKENVTELGEVTIVGYGVVAKRDLTGAISSVTSKQIEQDASQSLEGLLQGKAAGVSIIANSGEPGGGITMRIRGQSSLNSGIEPLYIVDDVPIQVENTQMNHGGTALSPLANIDPSDIASIEVLKDAASASIYGSRAANGVVIITTKRGKSGKPVITFNASLGVSNIAKKKAVLNGRQYSELILDEYENAGDPKPIWQVVDSLNPTTSADNDWQSMVYQSAIQQKYDLGISGGTKDLRYAMSASYLDQEGTVINTGYKRIGTRINVDYRANKWLKVGSSTSINDGRNKRTTQGNSEASVVAVLTYPPVFSSHNPDGSLIGRLSGKTSPYAAAQAAKRNSHNNRIVTNEYIELFFTKNLRFKTNFAYDLSITKEDSFADKILDSKGQYQARTRSTKSFTWVNENLLFYNKTFNKKHNLALMAGYTQQSWQSEYTGIDGEGYSSGSITTLNAASVITKAYTQNTKHAIISYLARVNYDYMSRYLFTASIRRDGSSRFGNNKKYGNFPSVQLGWRFSDESWMKSLSFLSNGKIRFSYALTGNESIPNFITHGAYAVTGNYMGSQAIYPTSLKNPNLTWENTEQYNLGLDLNFLNNRINFIGDIYLKKTKDLLFNVRLPQTSGFGSVWSNLGNLSTKGLELQLNTVNIKGKFNWTSDFNISFDRTIVDKLPDGADILSGRSIVREGEPVGSFYGWNMLGVYSRDEDNYYVRMKPDGTVQEYQLLFGAGGAPFTGGDVQWEDINGDGIIDDSDRKIIGCGQPLFYGGFSNEFSYKGVSLNIYTTFSYGNDIYNDVRSTQDGMDAVNNATRDVLNRWRKPGDVTNVPIAMRKDPKSNGRQSNRWIEDGSYFKIKSVMLSYELPKKWISKAMLTHLRVYVSGTNLLTFSHYSGYDPEVNATSSALEIGRDTGVYPSARTFTFGLKASF; via the coding sequence ATGAAGAACAGCATGTTGAATTTTAAGTATGTAGTGATTACTCTATTGAGTATATTGCTTTGGATTCCTTTGGGTGCATATGCACAGCAGATAGTCAAAGGAACTGTTTTAGCAGAAGGGGAACCTTTGATTGGAGTAACTGTCAAAGTCAAAGATTCTTCTGGTGGGACAATTACAGATTTGGATGGCAAATATTCAGTTTCGGTACCTAATCTGGATGCTACTTTGGTTTTCTCTTTTATGGGGTATGTAACAGAAGAAATTCCGATAAAAGGGAGAGGGAGTGTGAATGTCACCATGAAAGAGAATGTTACAGAATTGGGAGAAGTAACGATTGTTGGTTATGGTGTTGTGGCTAAACGTGATTTAACGGGTGCAATATCTTCTGTGACATCTAAGCAGATAGAACAAGATGCTTCTCAATCTTTAGAAGGACTTCTTCAGGGAAAAGCAGCAGGTGTTTCTATTATAGCTAATAGTGGGGAACCCGGTGGAGGTATTACTATGAGAATTCGTGGGCAATCGTCTTTGAATTCTGGTATTGAACCTTTATATATTGTAGATGATGTACCTATACAGGTAGAAAATACACAGATGAATCATGGTGGAACTGCCTTGAGTCCGTTAGCAAATATAGATCCTTCGGATATTGCCTCAATTGAAGTCCTTAAAGATGCTGCGTCAGCGTCTATTTATGGTTCACGTGCAGCAAACGGAGTTGTTATTATAACTACGAAAAGAGGAAAAAGCGGAAAACCGGTTATAACTTTTAATGCTTCATTGGGAGTTAGCAATATTGCCAAGAAAAAAGCGGTATTAAACGGGCGCCAATATTCAGAATTGATATTGGATGAGTATGAAAATGCAGGAGACCCAAAGCCGATTTGGCAGGTAGTTGATTCTTTGAATCCAACAACAAGTGCAGATAATGATTGGCAATCAATGGTTTATCAGAGCGCAATTCAGCAGAAATATGACTTGGGTATATCAGGAGGAACAAAAGATTTGCGTTATGCAATGAGTGCTTCTTATCTTGATCAGGAAGGAACTGTAATAAATACGGGTTATAAACGTATCGGGACTCGTATAAATGTAGACTATCGTGCTAATAAATGGCTTAAGGTTGGGAGCAGTACGTCTATTAATGACGGTCGTAATAAGAGAACTACTCAGGGAAATAGCGAAGCGTCTGTGGTTGCAGTCTTAACGTATCCTCCTGTGTTTAGTTCACATAATCCCGATGGCAGTTTGATTGGAAGATTATCCGGAAAGACTAGTCCTTATGCAGCTGCGCAGGCTGCGAAGCGTAATAGCCATAATAATAGAATTGTGACAAACGAATATATAGAATTATTCTTCACTAAGAATTTGCGTTTTAAAACAAACTTTGCTTATGATCTTTCTATAACGAAAGAAGATTCTTTTGCAGATAAGATATTGGATAGCAAGGGTCAATATCAGGCAAGAACCCGTTCGACAAAAAGTTTCACCTGGGTAAATGAGAATCTTTTGTTTTATAATAAAACATTCAATAAAAAACACAATTTGGCATTAATGGCCGGATATACCCAGCAGTCTTGGCAATCAGAATATACAGGCATAGATGGTGAAGGATATTCTTCGGGCAGTATTACTACTTTAAATGCAGCGTCTGTCATAACAAAAGCATATACGCAAAATACTAAACATGCTATTATTTCTTATTTGGCACGTGTTAATTATGATTATATGAGCAGGTATTTGTTTACTGCAAGTATTCGTAGAGATGGTTCTTCCCGATTTGGAAATAATAAGAAATATGGTAATTTCCCGTCTGTACAATTAGGATGGAGGTTTTCGGATGAGTCATGGATGAAATCTTTAAGTTTTCTTTCTAATGGTAAAATACGTTTTAGTTATGCTTTAACAGGCAATGAAAGTATTCCGAATTTTATTACTCATGGAGCCTATGCAGTAACTGGTAATTATATGGGAAGTCAGGCTATTTATCCTACAAGTTTGAAGAATCCGAATCTGACTTGGGAGAATACCGAACAGTATAATTTAGGTTTGGATTTGAATTTCCTGAATAATAGAATCAATTTTATAGGGGACATCTATTTGAAGAAAACTAAAGATCTTTTGTTTAATGTGAGGTTACCTCAAACATCGGGATTTGGTTCTGTGTGGTCTAATTTAGGTAATTTGAGTACAAAAGGACTTGAATTGCAACTTAATACAGTAAATATCAAAGGTAAATTTAACTGGACCTCCGACTTCAACATATCGTTTGATAGAACTATTGTTGATAAATTGCCAGATGGTGCCGATATCTTATCAGGACGCAGTATTGTACGCGAAGGAGAGCCTGTCGGATCATTTTATGGCTGGAATATGTTGGGGGTTTATTCTCGTGACGAAGATAATTACTATGTAAGAATGAAACCAGATGGCACAGTTCAAGAGTATCAATTATTGTTTGGTGCCGGTGGTGCACCTTTTACTGGAGGAGATGTTCAATGGGAGGATATTAATGGTGATGGTATTATAGATGATAGCGATAGAAAGATTATAGGTTGCGGACAGCCTCTTTTCTATGGAGGGTTTTCCAATGAGTTTTCATATAAAGGTGTTTCTTTAAATATATATACAACTTTCTCATATGGCAATGATATATATAATGACGTCCGTTCAACTCAGGACGGTATGGATGCTGTAAACAATGCCACACGTGATGTTTTAAATCGTTGGAGAAAGCCGGGTGATGTGACTAATGTACCTATTGCTATGCGTAAAGATCCTAAATCAAATGGTCGTCAGTCTAATAGATGGATAGAAGACGGTTCTTATTTTAAGATTAAGAGTGTGATGCTTTCTTATGAGTTACCAAAGAAATGGATTAGTAAAGCAATGTTAACTCACTTGAGGGTGTATGTTTCGGGTACCAATTTGTTGACGTTTAGTCATTATTCCGGCTATGATCCGGAAGTTAATGCAACCTCCAGTGCTTTGGAAATAGGTCGTGATACAGGAGTATATCCTTCTGCGCGTACCTTCACATTTGGCTTAAAAGCTTCATTTTAA
- a CDS encoding RagB/SusD family nutrient uptake outer membrane protein, producing MKRYIKSRIILIIMSCSLLLNSCESLIDVGPDSNFTFDNFWNSKEEAEAAVLGIYNQMQVALKANYAYWGDARGGLLTRDNSSDQAERLTTNLLNSGMSSASWDPLYIWIGYANYCIKNIPKVVDKTFTDAQRSALLSEAYWARALAYFYVARIWESAPLVTEPTTSTEDEMFVKQVSSEKLLEQVLSDLDMARIGIVKDYAKDNRKNRGRATLSAFYALRVDVLMWMHEYEEAVIYADSLKNAMGNISYDYVAPADWGKMFKSATNEAGAGNSKESIFELQFSQEEFSTSGFNGRWTGYCDFRPNLTCLELFANRQNEGDIRVAETIKDVKSETTEIWKYTGKNFPSGGIHDNNLIIYRWPDIQLLKAEALNRLGKRIEAIEIVETLRAKRFGRITPLTNINKNSMDEVELAILEERAIEFLAEGKRWFDVVRTGRVDELVNPTLTTKITDPYNYYWPVGTSVMRVNPNLVQNPYYQSTGE from the coding sequence ATGAAAAGATATATAAAATCAAGGATTATATTAATAATAATGTCTTGTTCGTTATTGTTAAATTCATGTGAAAGTCTCATAGATGTTGGTCCTGACAGTAATTTTACTTTTGATAATTTTTGGAATAGTAAAGAAGAAGCAGAAGCAGCTGTATTAGGCATATACAATCAGATGCAAGTTGCCTTAAAAGCTAATTATGCCTATTGGGGAGATGCTCGTGGAGGATTACTAACCCGTGATAATAGTTCGGACCAAGCTGAAAGATTGACTACTAATCTTTTAAATTCAGGTATGAGTTCGGCAAGTTGGGATCCTCTTTATATATGGATTGGGTATGCTAATTATTGTATAAAGAATATACCGAAGGTTGTCGATAAGACGTTTACTGATGCTCAGCGTTCAGCCTTGTTGAGTGAGGCTTACTGGGCGAGAGCTTTAGCATATTTTTATGTTGCACGTATTTGGGAAAGTGCACCTTTAGTGACGGAACCAACTACTAGTACAGAAGATGAAATGTTTGTGAAACAGGTTTCTTCGGAAAAACTATTAGAACAAGTACTTTCCGATTTGGATATGGCACGTATTGGTATTGTAAAAGATTATGCTAAAGATAATAGGAAAAACAGAGGAAGGGCCACTCTTTCTGCTTTTTATGCGTTACGAGTGGATGTATTAATGTGGATGCATGAATATGAAGAAGCTGTAATTTATGCGGATAGTTTAAAAAATGCCATGGGAAATATATCCTATGATTATGTAGCTCCGGCAGATTGGGGTAAAATGTTTAAATCTGCAACTAATGAAGCTGGTGCTGGTAATTCGAAGGAATCTATTTTTGAATTGCAATTTTCACAAGAAGAGTTTAGTACCAGTGGCTTCAATGGTAGATGGACTGGTTACTGTGATTTTAGACCTAATTTGACTTGCTTGGAGCTTTTTGCAAATCGACAGAATGAAGGAGATATAAGAGTTGCCGAAACTATAAAAGACGTAAAAAGCGAAACAACGGAAATATGGAAATATACAGGTAAAAATTTTCCATCGGGAGGAATACATGATAATAACTTAATAATATACCGTTGGCCTGATATTCAACTTTTAAAAGCTGAAGCATTAAATAGATTAGGTAAAAGAATAGAAGCTATTGAAATCGTGGAAACTTTGAGAGCAAAAAGGTTTGGAAGAATAACGCCTCTGACTAATATAAACAAAAATAGTATGGATGAAGTGGAATTGGCCATATTAGAGGAAAGAGCAATTGAATTTCTGGCAGAAGGAAAGCGCTGGTTTGATGTTGTGAGGACGGGCAGAGTGGATGAACTTGTTAATCCAACTTTGACAACAAAGATAACTGATCCTTATAATTATTATTGGCCGGTAGGCACATCTGTTATGAGAGTGAATCCCAATCTTGTACAGAATCCTTATTATCAGAGTACTGGAGAATAA
- a CDS encoding fasciclin domain-containing protein: MNKLYKIIGVSFITCLCLLFNGCELQTSAEWDDSVYTRLDKTKNAYEWILSVENDKPGTFKDLISILDKTELDTLYSNPVTRTIFAPNDDAIKDFLNATSNKNYKWKTIEDVPVSILEKMLKTHVIYGEKYLSTSPEVTEDNKDLIVKTMNHTALSIYRLADFRFRYVGEFTVTVRNSNFEPTNGALHIIDVLAVKDAMRFDDNFMN; this comes from the coding sequence ATGAACAAATTATATAAGATAATAGGAGTTTCCTTTATAACATGTTTATGCTTGTTATTTAATGGTTGTGAGCTCCAAACGTCTGCAGAGTGGGACGATTCGGTTTATACGAGGTTAGATAAAACAAAGAACGCTTATGAATGGATTCTTTCTGTTGAGAATGATAAGCCTGGAACTTTTAAAGATTTAATATCTATATTGGATAAAACAGAACTGGATACTCTTTACAGTAATCCTGTAACACGAACTATTTTTGCTCCGAATGATGATGCTATTAAGGATTTCTTAAATGCAACTTCAAATAAAAATTATAAATGGAAGACAATAGAAGATGTTCCTGTTTCTATTTTGGAAAAGATGTTGAAAACTCATGTTATTTATGGGGAAAAGTATTTATCTACAAGCCCTGAGGTTACGGAAGATAATAAGGATCTTATTGTAAAAACGATGAATCATACCGCTTTGTCTATCTATCGTTTGGCAGATTTCAGATTTCGTTATGTTGGTGAGTTTACAGTGACAGTTAGAAATTCTAATTTTGAGCCTACGAATGGTGCATTACATATCATAGATGTTTTGGCTGTTAAGGATGCTATGAGATTTGATGATAACTTTATGAACTAA
- a CDS encoding formylglycine-generating enzyme family protein has translation MKKIFILFAVGMFLHVFSSCQDEKNVEDLIVTAKLSEIEHSSAIGGGFVTTGGDVFEMGVCFSKDNSLPTIINDTVRARNTKKGAFACQIVNLAPNTEYNVRAYIKVVSGFKYGDVVTFVTAREPGVPEIGVITLKEFSENSAVLSCPITFNGGLKGEDIVKGVVYTTNRQALPERDIDLASENVDDKLYYVHTTEKMNPKDSVFTVSIQSLLPKTTYYCKAFIKNDFGTGFSEEFSFETQEKLTPLVSITQFDEKEMVSYTSVKGYGNLAYEGASDVIEKGFCAGTSDKANEAKLRVVADNTDLGDYDLVLEGLQPNTIYYMWSYAKNGNGIAYSEEPVSFKTLPISEPVIESAPYAMDMTMLQGSSNSVNVSANIIRTGGSNITEKGFCYADVPEPTISSQKIIISGTALGEISTTITNLSSGKVYYVRPYAVNAVTGVGYGEAITFKIPDLSELVYIPGATYSPKCLKVTDTSLSDFYVAKFEVTTDEFAEFLTAYGATGDNFNTHINSDFPNKPLIVYNPDTNPVQASFQYHAVSNTWSAAEGRSGKAAGFISWYGAYEYAKWRGGMIPPAAYWEYAAIGGGSSSGFKYSGSNNVLEVGWTDGAALEAPGLKKENELGIFDMTGNTWEWINETRDDVTGYRKGGSINEKSNSKHLLVTNTVSTMNRVSPNWNMGFRYFRIK, from the coding sequence ATGAAAAAGATATTTATATTGTTTGCTGTTGGCATGTTTCTGCATGTGTTCAGTTCTTGTCAGGACGAGAAGAATGTAGAAGATTTGATTGTTACGGCAAAGCTTTCAGAAATAGAACATTCGAGTGCTATTGGTGGTGGTTTTGTTACAACAGGAGGAGATGTTTTCGAAATGGGTGTTTGTTTTAGTAAAGACAACTCTTTGCCTACAATTATAAACGATACGGTTAGAGCACGTAATACGAAAAAAGGGGCATTTGCTTGTCAAATTGTAAATTTAGCTCCTAATACGGAATATAATGTTCGTGCCTATATAAAGGTTGTCTCAGGTTTCAAGTATGGAGATGTTGTAACGTTTGTAACAGCTCGTGAACCTGGAGTTCCTGAAATAGGAGTGATAACTTTAAAAGAATTTAGTGAAAATAGCGCAGTGCTATCTTGCCCTATCACATTTAATGGAGGATTGAAAGGGGAAGATATTGTGAAAGGAGTGGTTTATACGACAAATAGGCAGGCATTGCCGGAAAGAGATATTGACTTAGCTTCAGAAAATGTTGATGACAAGTTGTATTATGTTCATACTACAGAAAAAATGAATCCTAAAGATTCAGTATTTACTGTATCTATACAATCGCTATTGCCTAAAACAACCTATTATTGTAAAGCTTTCATTAAAAATGATTTTGGAACCGGATTTAGTGAAGAATTTTCATTTGAAACACAAGAAAAACTGACGCCACTGGTTTCAATTACTCAATTTGACGAAAAAGAAATGGTTTCTTATACATCAGTTAAGGGATATGGAAATTTGGCTTATGAAGGTGCATCTGATGTTATTGAAAAGGGCTTTTGTGCAGGAACTTCGGATAAGGCGAACGAAGCAAAGTTACGTGTTGTGGCAGATAATACAGATTTAGGTGATTATGATTTAGTTTTAGAAGGGCTTCAGCCAAATACTATTTATTATATGTGGAGTTATGCGAAAAACGGTAACGGAATTGCTTACTCTGAAGAACCTGTTTCTTTCAAAACACTACCAATATCAGAACCCGTCATTGAGTCTGCACCTTATGCAATGGATATGACAATGTTGCAAGGTTCGTCTAATTCGGTGAATGTATCAGCTAATATAATACGTACGGGAGGTTCTAATATTACAGAGAAAGGATTCTGCTATGCAGATGTACCTGAACCGACAATTTCCTCCCAGAAGATTATTATTTCCGGAACTGCTTTAGGCGAAATATCTACAACAATAACAAATTTATCGTCAGGTAAAGTCTATTATGTTCGTCCATATGCGGTAAACGCTGTAACTGGTGTAGGGTATGGTGAAGCTATAACTTTCAAGATTCCGGATTTGTCAGAGTTGGTTTATATTCCGGGAGCGACATACAGTCCTAAATGTCTTAAAGTGACCGATACATCTTTGTCTGATTTTTATGTTGCAAAATTTGAAGTAACTACGGATGAATTTGCTGAGTTCTTAACTGCTTATGGTGCAACGGGAGATAATTTTAATACTCATATTAATAGCGATTTCCCCAATAAACCACTCATTGTTTATAATCCCGATACTAATCCAGTTCAGGCATCGTTTCAATATCATGCAGTTTCGAATACTTGGAGTGCTGCAGAGGGAAGATCGGGAAAGGCTGCCGGATTTATATCATGGTATGGGGCTTATGAATATGCAAAATGGAGAGGAGGAATGATTCCACCGGCAGCATATTGGGAATATGCTGCCATTGGTGGGGGAAGTTCATCCGGATTTAAATATAGTGGAAGCAACAATGTCCTTGAAGTTGGTTGGACTGACGGGGCTGCTCTTGAAGCTCCGGGGTTGAAAAAAGAAAATGAGTTAGGAATATTTGATATGACAGGAAATACTTGGGAATGGATTAATGAAACGCGTGATGATGTCACGGGGTACAGAAAGGGAGGTAGTATAAATGAAAAATCCAATAGTAAGCATTTATTGGTGACAAATACTGTATCAACAATGAATAGGGTTAGTCCTAATTGGAATATGGGATTTAGATATTTTAGAATTAAATAG